GCTTTCCGCCATCATAGAAGACAGGGAGCTTCGTGATACCATGGCGAAACGTGGTAGAAAAAAGGTGGAGGACACCTATTCCCTTGCGATCCATGCCAAACAAATGATCCGCCACTTAAAGGAAGCCGGACAACCGTGAAACTTTTCAGCCCCTCGACAAACTGCTTGCCTGCCAACGGGAGGATAGCCGTAGTTATATCAACATGGATCGGCAACCCGGACGACTACCTGCTTCGCTTAATGGACTCCATGAATACCCATAGCGCCGGCATGGATTACGACTTATTCCTTTGCGCCAATGGCGAAACCTACAAACTTCCCGCAAATCTGCAGGCCTCCTTCAAAAAGATCTTCATTCGCGAAAACAGCGGATTCAACCTTGGCGCATGGGATTATGCATGGCGCCGACTGTCCAATTACCGTTATTTCCTGTTTTTGCAGGATGATTGCTTTATAGAAAGAAAAAATTGGCTGCTTGCTTTTTACCAGCGATTTCAGGCCGCCGAAAAATGTGGACTCATCGGCGAAAATCTGAACAAAGGATGGATTCATTCCTGGGACACGCTTAGAGGCCTGAAGAAAGGCACAAAAACCATCTCTGAAGCAAAACGCCAACGCGCCGATTTTTATTATGGTAAAATCTGCAACTGGGGAATCGATCCCGGAGAGACCGCCTCGCACTTGACATCGGTGGTTCATTTCACCTCCAGCGACATCCTTTCTTCCATCGACGGCTACAAACACACCTGCAATTACGAGGAGGCGATAGCGGCTGAAATCGGCTTTTCCCGCAGCATCCGCGCCCTTGGCTACCGTTTATGCCAGCTCGACAACAAACAACATAAATTCATTGGACACAGACAGTGGTCCACAGACTCCTTCATTGAAAGAATTTTACAAAAATTCAAACAACCTGCATCCTGAACAAAAATGAATGGCTATCAAAGCCGCCGAACAATGGTCCTTCTGCAATGCTAAAGATATGACAATAAACTTGAATACTTGCTTTTCACTCTAAGTTTCTGGGTTCAATGCAATTTTAAACATTTTAAATGTATAAATTAAACTTTAATTTTGGATTAACATGAAAAACGTTAGCATTTGCATACCGTCATATAATAGTGAAAAGTATATAAACCAAACCATAGACTCTGTTCTCTGCCAACTCTACAAGAATTATGAAATTATAATTGTCGATGACAAATCATCTGACAATACAAGAGAAATAATTTCCAATTATGCAATAGAAAATAAATCTATCAAATTTTATACTAACGATTCAAACTTAGGTATCGTCGGCAATTTCAATAAATGTTTGAGTCTTTGTAAAGGAAAGTACATAAAATATCTCCTTGCTGACGACCTCTTCCTCACCCCAGACTGCCTGGGACGCTTTGTAGATGCTCTAGAAAGTCATCCGAACGTTTCGCTCGTCAGTTCAGGCAGGCAACTCATCGACTCCCAATCAAATGTGATTGGTGAGGCTGTCAGTTATGCTGAAGGTGTATATTCTCCTGGAAAAGAAATTATCAAGGATTGTCTTTTATATTTTAAAAATAAAATCGGAGAACCAACTTCTGTCATTTTCAGAAGAGATGCTCTAAAAAGAGGATTCAAAGATA
This DNA window, taken from Syntrophotalea carbinolica DSM 2380, encodes the following:
- a CDS encoding glycosyltransferase, with product MKNVSICIPSYNSEKYINQTIDSVLCQLYKNYEIIIVDDKSSDNTREIISNYAIENKSIKFYTNDSNLGIVGNFNKCLSLCKGKYIKYLLADDLFLTPDCLGRFVDALESHPNVSLVSSGRQLIDSQSNVIGEAVSYAEGVYSPGKEIIKDCLLYFKNKIGEPTSVIFRRDALKRGFKDNYRQVLDLEMWFHLLENGDLYYIKDKLVGFRIHEEQTTQKNKNGLVYFSDVPLLLNDYCHKPYIRFGRLIKTLILIKFGEKAFKLYKNGRINFYDMKRIINHDFSFFTFIMLRPFYKFVKNILRLKFLR